The Gemmatimonadota bacterium genome includes a window with the following:
- a CDS encoding PCRF domain-containing protein: MSESSGGIFDLDARQERLKSLDFEMAQPGFWDKQEAAKAVIDESNSIKGWLEPWRALDASVSNLRALVELLEEEDDDELGEEFTSGVAALAKGVEALELRTMPQGDDDHRAALITIPPGA, from the coding sequence ATGTCCGAGAGCTCAGGGGGTATCTTTGACCTCGACGCACGTCAGGAGCGCCTGAAGTCGCTCGATTTCGAAATGGCTCAGCCTGGCTTCTGGGACAAGCAAGAGGCCGCAAAGGCGGTCATCGACGAATCCAATAGCATCAAGGGATGGCTCGAGCCTTGGCGAGCACTCGATGCAAGCGTGTCGAATTTGCGTGCGCTGGTCGAGTTGCTCGAGGAGGAGGACGACGACGAGCTCGGCGAAGAGTTCACCAGCGGTGTTGCCGCGCTCGCGAAGGGAGTCGAGGCTCTCGAGCTACGCACGATGCCCCAGGGCGACGACGACCACCGCGCGGCGCTCATCACGATCCCTCCGGGGGCGG